From Arachis stenosperma cultivar V10309 chromosome 2, arast.V10309.gnm1.PFL2, whole genome shotgun sequence, one genomic window encodes:
- the LOC130961679 gene encoding mitochondrial zinc maintenance protein 1, mitochondrial has product MVGRGEVLSAYRSLLKATRRTFAGDALMLKQSAVEVRNKFEENRNVTSDDQIQKLLEEASEASHFITNMIVQAQLNTEAGSYVVKPGKEHAGATLELPTEESIRKSK; this is encoded by the exons ATGGTGGGAAGGGGTGAAGTGCTGAGTGCTTACCGGTCACTCCTTAAGGCCACCCGAAGGACCTTCGCCGGCGACGCACTCATGCTCAAGCAATCCGCCGTCGAGGTGCGTAACAAGTTCGAGGAGAACAGAAACGTCACTTCTGATGATCAGATCCAGAAGCTTCTAGAAGAAGCCTCCGAGGCCTCTCACTTCATCACCAACATGATCGTCCAGGCTCAGCTCAATACGGAAGCTGGCAGCTACG TGGTGAAACCTGGTAAGGAGCATGCAGGAGCAACACTTGAACTCCCAACAGAAGAAAGTATCCGGAAATCTAAATAG
- the LOC130962199 gene encoding uncharacterized protein LOC130962199 isoform X2, whose product MTQSMSHTQQSPKTLESRHSIDSCLFQLRTWKPFTNKRPCLSDRKTPSVSIDLSKLSLLDDDSTTKPFKSSSAATTNFRLIARKRRRRGSRSVSGRSSDRSGTRRCCSVGASAAHGTCSDFPVAMGTDSSGELFGNVGDGSWASDVSEARRERDREGGGGGGGGGGNGGGSGEKESGVGFGGVGGCSDGNGNESGYGSEPGYRGDAEFGYGDEFDEEEDDPRFRLLFWGEQIRAVDSKMEMVGENSLLDQKSHHRCRRRKHDCRMVDALR is encoded by the exons ATGACTCAGTCAATGTCCCATACCCAACAATCTCCAAAGACCCTCGAATCTCGCCACTCCATTGATTCCTGCCTCTTCCAGCTCCGTACATGGAAGCCCTTCACCAACAAGCGCCCTTGTCTCTCCGATCGCAAAACCCCTTCCGTTTCGATCGACCTTTCCAAGCTTTCTCTTCTCGACGATGATTCCACCACTAAACCCTTCAAATCGTCTTCCGccgccaccaccaacttccgcCTTATAGCCCGCAAGCGCCGCCGCCGAGGATCCCGCTCTGTTTCCGGCCGGAGTAGTGACCGCAGTGGCACGCGCCGATGCTGCTCCGTTGGGGCCTCGGCGGCTCATGGGACTTGCTCTGATTTTCCGGTGGCGATGGGGACGGACTCCAGCGGGGAGCTCTTTGGGAACGTTGGAGATGGGAGTTGGGCCTCCGATGTGAGTGAGGCGAGGAGGGAGAGGGAtagagagggtggtggtggtggcggtGGGGGTGGTGGTAATGGTGGCGGTAGTGGGGAGAAGGAGAGTGGTGTTGGGTTTGGTGGGGTGGGTGGGTGTTCTGATGGGAATGGGAATGAGTCCGGGTATGGTAGTGAACCTGGGTATCGTGGTGATGCTGAGTTTGGTTATGGGGATGAGTTTGATGAGGAAGAAGATGATCCCAGATTCAGATTGTTGTTCTGGGGTGAGCAAATTCGAG CTGTAGATTCCAAAATGGAGATGGTTGGAGAGAACTCCTTGTTAGACCAAAAATCCCATCATAGATGCCGACGCCGGAAGCATGATTGTAGAATGGTTGATGCATTGAGGTGA
- the LOC130962199 gene encoding uncharacterized protein LOC130962199 isoform X1: protein MTQSMSHTQQSPKTLESRHSIDSCLFQLRTWKPFTNKRPCLSDRKTPSVSIDLSKLSLLDDDSTTKPFKSSSAATTNFRLIARKRRRRGSRSVSGRSSDRSGTRRCCSVGASAAHGTCSDFPVAMGTDSSGELFGNVGDGSWASDVSEARRERDREGGGGGGGGGGNGGGSGEKESGVGFGGVGGCSDGNGNESGYGSEPGYRGDAEFGYGDEFDEEEDDPRFRLLFWGEQIRDSTNSLDFSKQNNDPSSSGPRKLGTPSCCHDQPTKATTRII from the exons ATGACTCAGTCAATGTCCCATACCCAACAATCTCCAAAGACCCTCGAATCTCGCCACTCCATTGATTCCTGCCTCTTCCAGCTCCGTACATGGAAGCCCTTCACCAACAAGCGCCCTTGTCTCTCCGATCGCAAAACCCCTTCCGTTTCGATCGACCTTTCCAAGCTTTCTCTTCTCGACGATGATTCCACCACTAAACCCTTCAAATCGTCTTCCGccgccaccaccaacttccgcCTTATAGCCCGCAAGCGCCGCCGCCGAGGATCCCGCTCTGTTTCCGGCCGGAGTAGTGACCGCAGTGGCACGCGCCGATGCTGCTCCGTTGGGGCCTCGGCGGCTCATGGGACTTGCTCTGATTTTCCGGTGGCGATGGGGACGGACTCCAGCGGGGAGCTCTTTGGGAACGTTGGAGATGGGAGTTGGGCCTCCGATGTGAGTGAGGCGAGGAGGGAGAGGGAtagagagggtggtggtggtggcggtGGGGGTGGTGGTAATGGTGGCGGTAGTGGGGAGAAGGAGAGTGGTGTTGGGTTTGGTGGGGTGGGTGGGTGTTCTGATGGGAATGGGAATGAGTCCGGGTATGGTAGTGAACCTGGGTATCGTGGTGATGCTGAGTTTGGTTATGGGGATGAGTTTGATGAGGAAGAAGATGATCCCAGATTCAGATTGTTGTTCTGGGGTGAGCAAATTCGAG ACTCTACTAATTCTTTAGATTTCTCAAAACAAAATAATGACCCATCATCTTCCGGACCCAGAAAATTGGGAACTCCTTCATGCTGCCATGATCAACCCACCAAAGCAACCACAAGAATCATTTGA